The stretch of DNA TCGATGGACTCCTACGACCCGCCCGAGGAGGTCCCCGACAGGCCGCTGCCCGAACCCGACGACGTGCCCGAGGGCGGCGGCGAGCTCGGCAACCGGATGCTCCAGGTCATCGCCGGCGCGCAGTTGCTCGCGGGCCTGGCGCTGTTCGGCGGCGGCCTGCTGGCTGCGGCGGGCCTGTTCGGCGGGGCCGGCATCAACACCGTCCTCCTCGTGGTCGTCGGCCTCGCGTTCGTCGCCGTCGCGCTGGTCCTCTTTTTCACGGTCGCCAACGCCCGCCTCTCGGACAAGTTCCGGGCCGAGGAGTACCGCGACAGGCTCCGAGCGGTCGGGCTCGAAGACGGGGAGCGACCCGACTTCGTCCCCGAGCTCGAACCCCGAGAGAGCGGCCAGGACGGCGAGAGCGAGGAGACCGGCGAAGTCGGAGCGTAGCGGTTCCTGCGGGCGGTATCCGGTGGGTTTATACAAACACAATCCTGACCCTAGGACGTAATGAAGAGACGGGAGTTCGTCCGCACTGCCGGGGGTGCCGCCGGGACAGCGGCCGCCCTCAGCGCCGCCGGTCCCGCGGCCGCCCAGGAAGAGGGCGGCGGCGGCGCACAGACAGTGCCGGACTACGGCGGCTGGCTCGACCCAGTCACAAACTTCGACGGCCCCGGAAGTACCGTCGACGCGACCGGTCAGGACACGGCGACCGTCGAAGTCGGCGTCCAGCAAGGCGGCGGTGCCTACGGGTTCGGCCCGCCGGCCATCCACGTCGACAACGGCGCGACCGTCCAGTTCGAGTGGACCGGCGAGGGCGGCAGCCACAACGTCGTCTCGCAGGGCGAGGGGCCGCTGGACTCGGGCAGCGCCGTCGCCAGTTCCGGCGTCAACTACGAGTACACGTTCGAAGAGGACGGCATCTACCCCTACTACTGCGCCCCCCACCAGGGCCTCAACATGAGGGGTGCCGTCGTCGTCGGCGAGGACTACGCGACACAGACCATCGGCGGCGGCGGTCCACAGGAGGTCGACCCCCACTACGCGGGCGTCCCCATCCAGCCCCACTTCGTCGGTTTCGGGGCCGGCCTCGCCGTCGTCATCCCCCTCGTCTTCACCTTCTTCCTGCTGAAGTACGGTGAATCGCCCCACACCAGCGGAGGGAACAACTGATGGCCTCGGAAGGCTCTACCTACGGCGACATCCACCGGTACGAACCGCCGCGCGAGAGCACCGCCGCCGCCGTCGGTATCGTCCTGCTGACGGTCATCCAGATCGTCCTCGTCGGACTGTTCACCTACGGGATGCTCGCGGGGTGGGCGTCCGGTATCGGGACGTCGCTGACGGTCCGGCTCATCGAGGCCAACATGTTCCTCGGGGGCGTGCTGACCGCCATCTTCATCGACCTGGCGTTCATTATGCTCCTCTACCGGAAGGAGTTCCTCCCCGACGTGATGATCGTGAAGAAGCGCCGCCGGAAGTGGGAGGACCTCTACATCCGACAGGAGGACGTCGACGGCGAGTCGCTGGCCGACGAGGAGCAGTTCGTAGAGACAATCAAGCGCGCTGTCTACCCCTACTACAAGAAATAATGCCTCTGGACGAAGACAAGTACCCAGCCGAGACGGGCCGACGTCGCTTCGTGAAAGGCGTCGTCGGCAGCGCCGCCCTCTCCAGCATCGGCGTCGGTGGCGCTGCCGCCGTCGACGCCACGACCGACGCCGCCGGCGAAGGCGGCGGGACGACGGAGTTCGTCGCGGTCGAGAACACGGACGGCCCCGCCCCGCGCGGGATGCCGATCATCCCCATCACCATCGAGGGCGGGGAACTGAGGGGCGTCTGGCCGGAGTACGACCCCGAAGCGGGCGTCGCAATCGCACGGGACTTCGGCGGCAGCGGCATCGACTACTCCTCCGCCTGGTTCCAGTACTGCGGGATGCAGACCGCAGCGGGGCTGTACCCGCAGGTCGAACAGGACAACACTCTCCGCAGCAGTCCGGGCTCCTACGCCTGGCAGAGCGACGTCGAGGCCGGAGCGCCGCTCACGGTGGACATGTTCAGCGACTACCAGGAGTGGGGCAACGGCATCGGGACGGCCGGGCTCGGCAAGCCCGCGAGCGCCAACTGGCGCTCCGAGGGCGACGTCAAGACGATCCCGGTCCAGCTGATCCGCTCCGTCGAGATCGAGAAGATGGCCAACGGGGAGGGGAAGTACAGCAGCCTCCCCAGCGACGTCCAGCAGTTCATCTCGGCGGCGACCGAGGAGGGGTTCATCGCGTGGATGAACAAGTGCACCCACTTCTGCTGTGTCCCCGGGTTCAAGACGCTGGCCGGCAGCGCCAACTTCGGGGCGGCGAACCGCATCTACTGCCAGTGCCACCAGTCGGTGTACAACCCGTTCAGCCCGGTGAAAAAGCAGTTCGTGGCGCTGCCACGCCCCCCGCGGACCGAATAGCACAATGAGTCTGGAACGCAAAGACGAACACGACCACGGCGGTTGGATGGAGAAGCGGGAGCTGAGCCCGCTCGAATCGATATACCTGACCACGCTCATCTGGCTCGACAAGCGTCTGCGCATCGTCGACTACCTCGAGATCCTCGAGGACCTGTACTACAAGGTCAACATGCAGATGCCCAAGAGCCACACCGAGCAGTACAACCTCGACAACAAGTTCTGGTACTGGTACCCACTGTACGCGCTCGGGTCCTTCTCGACGGTCGCGTATCTGGTCGCGGCACTCTCGGGTGCGTTGTTGGGGTTCTACTACGCCCCCGCGGCGGCCGGTGCCAGCGGCCAACCGACGGTCGCCTACGACTCGGTGCTCATCATTATGGGCCAGCTCAATCTGGGTTACTTCCTGCGGTCGGTCCACCGCTGGGCCGCACAGATTATGGTCGCGGCGGTCTTCCTCCACATGCTCCGGGTCTACTTCACCGGGGCGTACAAGGAACCCCGCGAGCTGAACTGGCTCATCGGGATCGTCCTGATCTCGCTGACCCTGGTGTTCGGGTACACCGGCTACCTACTGCCCTGGAGCCAGCTCTCCTACTGGGCCGGACAGATCGGCGTCGAGATGTCCCTGTCCATCCCGCTCATCGGCGAGTGGGTGGCCCAGCTACTGTTCGGCGGCTTCACGCTCTCCCAGTCGACGCTCGTGCGGATGTACATCCTGCACGTGTTCGTCCTGCCGTTCGTGACGACCGGCCTCATCGCCGTCCACATCGGCATCGTCTGGATGCAGGGCATCGCGGAACCACACTGATACCATGAGCGACAACGACTCCACCGACGACGAGGTTCGCACCGACGGCTCGGGCGGCGGCGGCATCGTCGCACCCGACGACGAGACGCCGACCTGGTCCGAGCGCAAGCAGCGTTCCCAGGGGCTCTCGCGGCTCACCTACGAGTACTTCGAGCGGTCCCGCCGCGAGGACCAGGACCTGCGCCAGCAGTCGGACTACGTCGAGCGGGACGTGCTGGCGTTCCCGGCCTGGCCCCACGAGATGATCCGGAACCTGGCGCTGACGAGCTTCTTCGTCGGGATGATCCTGTTCGTGGCGGCCGCGCTCCCGCCGGAGATGCCGAACCCGGCGAACTCCAGCGTGACGCCGGCGATCATCCTGCCGGACTGGTACCTCTACTGGTCGTTCGGCCTGCTGAAGCTGGGCCCGCTCAACCCCAACCTGAGCATCCTCGGCGGGTCGAAACTGATGGCCGACCGGACCTACGGCGTCATCGCGAACGTCGTCGTGGTCGGGTTCGTCGCCATCGTGCCGTTCATCAACAAGGGATCGGCGCGCCGCCCCGTCGAGCAGCCGTTCTGGGCCGCCGTCGGGATGTCCGGCGTCGTGTTCAGCCTCACCATCGCTGCGCTGTCCATCAAGAACCTCATCCCGATGGACTCGCACCTGATCTTCGACCTGACGTTCCTCGTGCCCATCGTCAGCGCCACCATCACCTACGCGGTGCTGAAGACGATGCGCGAGGGGTACATGTTCGACCTCAACCGCCGGTACTACCGGCTCCGGCCGCCGAAGTAGCGGCTCGGCTCCCGTTTCTCTCGACTCGCGCGTCCATCGCGTCTGCTCCGTGCGAGCGACGCGGCCTCGTCGGGGGCCCGACTCGGACGGGGTTCAGACCGGTCTCGCCGGGGCTAAGTAGCTCCCGACCCTAGCGGGGACGATGACAGCAGACCAGTCGGGGGTCGCCGACGACGGGAACGAGCGCCGGGACGTCGAGGTCCCGCTGCGGGTCTACAAGGCCGTGACGGTGTTCTCGACACTCTTTGCCGTCGCGAGCGTCGTCGTCGGGTTCGTCCTCGTCGACACGGCGACACAGCGGGCGTCGGTGCCGGCCTCGGAGATCGACGTGCCCCTGGCCATCGCGGGCGTGCTCTCGATACTCGCCGGCAGCGCCGTCTACGCGTTTTCGACGCGCTTCCGGACCGCGGAGATGGGAAAGTCTAAAGACGACGCTGACTAACCTTCGGATAATGGCTGACGAGTTTATGAAAGGGTTCGGTGCCCTGATGGTCGGGGGCCTCGGCTGGATGACCATCGCGGGCTGGTACCGGACGCCGAGCTTCGAGGGCGCACAGCTCATCGGTGAGCTCCCACCCGTCGAGAGCCGCACCGTGTTCGACAGCATCGCCATCGCGCTGATGGACGTGTTCTTCTGGTTCGCCGTCTTCGGCGCGCTCACCTTCTGGGTCGTCATCCCGGCCATCAGCCAGGCCCGGGACTACCTCGACGACCGCTCGGCGTAACCGGTCGTTCTCGCCGTCACACAGTCGTCGCCCCGTCGTCGAGCGACCCCGTCCCGCCACCGGCGAGAGGCCCCTTCTCGATCACGAGCGGCGACGCACGGCTCCTCGGTCCGGCGAACGCGGAGAAGCGGTGGCCCCGTTCAGACGACCGCCGACCACGGCGCTTCGATGACCCAGAACAGCGCCTGGAAGCCGGCGTAGAGGAACACCACGACGGCCGCGACGAGCGATCCCTTCGGCCGTTCGAGGTCCAGGTCCCGGCGGGCCTCGACCTTCCGGGACTCGAACTCGAAGAAGTCGGTGATGACCAGGCCGAGCACGAGCGTCGACATGACCATCCCGCCGTGCTGTGCGAGCGTCGTGTAGAAGAACGAGACGACGACCAGCAGGACGTTCATCGCCTCGTGGGGGAGGTAGCGACTGACCGACTCAGCGCCGCCGTCCTCGTACTCCGAGACGTGGTTGCGGTGG from Haloarcula litorea encodes:
- a CDS encoding DUF7319 domain-containing protein, which translates into the protein MSESSDEDRGREGPPSDRADESDLDALRQQVEEKYDFEEFGPADMAEMSAEEWEAAFDPDTWITDDELLDRVHRDLLNRVATRDVFARVERHADPPRVLAYSDEGYAIVYPDGTVEGEGTVLRDVKPTVALCSMDSYDPPEEVPDRPLPEPDDVPEGGGELGNRMLQVIAGAQLLAGLALFGGGLLAAAGLFGGAGINTVLLVVVGLAFVAVALVLFFTVANARLSDKFRAEEYRDRLRAVGLEDGERPDFVPELEPRESGQDGESEETGEVGA
- a CDS encoding halocyanin domain-containing protein — translated: MKRREFVRTAGGAAGTAAALSAAGPAAAQEEGGGGAQTVPDYGGWLDPVTNFDGPGSTVDATGQDTATVEVGVQQGGGAYGFGPPAIHVDNGATVQFEWTGEGGSHNVVSQGEGPLDSGSAVASSGVNYEYTFEEDGIYPYYCAPHQGLNMRGAVVVGEDYATQTIGGGGPQEVDPHYAGVPIQPHFVGFGAGLAVVIPLVFTFFLLKYGESPHTSGGNN
- a CDS encoding DUF7318 family protein; this translates as MASEGSTYGDIHRYEPPRESTAAAVGIVLLTVIQIVLVGLFTYGMLAGWASGIGTSLTVRLIEANMFLGGVLTAIFIDLAFIMLLYRKEFLPDVMIVKKRRRKWEDLYIRQEDVDGESLADEEQFVETIKRAVYPYYKK
- a CDS encoding ubiquinol-cytochrome c reductase iron-sulfur subunit; amino-acid sequence: MPLDEDKYPAETGRRRFVKGVVGSAALSSIGVGGAAAVDATTDAAGEGGGTTEFVAVENTDGPAPRGMPIIPITIEGGELRGVWPEYDPEAGVAIARDFGGSGIDYSSAWFQYCGMQTAAGLYPQVEQDNTLRSSPGSYAWQSDVEAGAPLTVDMFSDYQEWGNGIGTAGLGKPASANWRSEGDVKTIPVQLIRSVEIEKMANGEGKYSSLPSDVQQFISAATEEGFIAWMNKCTHFCCVPGFKTLAGSANFGAANRIYCQCHQSVYNPFSPVKKQFVALPRPPRTE
- a CDS encoding cytochrome b, whose protein sequence is MSLERKDEHDHGGWMEKRELSPLESIYLTTLIWLDKRLRIVDYLEILEDLYYKVNMQMPKSHTEQYNLDNKFWYWYPLYALGSFSTVAYLVAALSGALLGFYYAPAAAGASGQPTVAYDSVLIIMGQLNLGYFLRSVHRWAAQIMVAAVFLHMLRVYFTGAYKEPRELNWLIGIVLISLTLVFGYTGYLLPWSQLSYWAGQIGVEMSLSIPLIGEWVAQLLFGGFTLSQSTLVRMYILHVFVLPFVTTGLIAVHIGIVWMQGIAEPH
- a CDS encoding cytochrome bc complex cytochrome b subunit; amino-acid sequence: MSDNDSTDDEVRTDGSGGGGIVAPDDETPTWSERKQRSQGLSRLTYEYFERSRREDQDLRQQSDYVERDVLAFPAWPHEMIRNLALTSFFVGMILFVAAALPPEMPNPANSSVTPAIILPDWYLYWSFGLLKLGPLNPNLSILGGSKLMADRTYGVIANVVVVGFVAIVPFINKGSARRPVEQPFWAAVGMSGVVFSLTIAALSIKNLIPMDSHLIFDLTFLVPIVSATITYAVLKTMREGYMFDLNRRYYRLRPPK
- a CDS encoding DUF7315 family membrane protein; amino-acid sequence: MTADQSGVADDGNERRDVEVPLRVYKAVTVFSTLFAVASVVVGFVLVDTATQRASVPASEIDVPLAIAGVLSILAGSAVYAFSTRFRTAEMGKSKDDAD
- a CDS encoding DUF7314 family protein, with translation MADEFMKGFGALMVGGLGWMTIAGWYRTPSFEGAQLIGELPPVESRTVFDSIAIALMDVFFWFAVFGALTFWVVIPAISQARDYLDDRSA
- a CDS encoding DUF7313 family protein, which encodes MQPSVTLFGPLDTILGSTAPGGVLLVEYVLFALVLANFATRALAHRNHVSEYEDGGAESVSRYLPHEAMNVLLVVVSFFYTTLAQHGGMVMSTLVLGLVITDFFEFESRKVEARRDLDLERPKGSLVAAVVVFLYAGFQALFWVIEAPWSAVV